In Dolichospermum flos-aquae CCAP 1403/13F, the following proteins share a genomic window:
- a CDS encoding Uma2 family endonuclease, translating into MLQALPKIVTFAEFIEWLPDKGRYELHDGVIVEMNPPVGFHEDIICFLAERITAEYLRLNLPYGIPKTTFVKTPGSESSYLPDVLVINRNILATDPNWRKSAVISEPDFIPLVIEVVSTNWQDDYYKKLGDYERLGIAEYWIVDYLALGSKRFIGSPKQPTISIHQLIDREYQISQFTGSELIVSSTFPELNLTAEQIFKAGNID; encoded by the coding sequence ATGCTTCAAGCCTTACCAAAAATAGTAACTTTTGCAGAATTTATAGAATGGCTACCTGATAAGGGACGCTATGAATTACATGATGGAGTGATTGTTGAAATGAATCCACCCGTAGGTTTTCATGAAGATATTATTTGTTTTTTAGCTGAGAGAATCACGGCTGAGTATTTACGGTTGAATTTACCTTATGGAATCCCAAAAACCACTTTTGTGAAAACACCAGGAAGCGAATCCAGCTATTTACCAGATGTGTTAGTAATCAATAGAAACATTCTAGCAACTGACCCAAACTGGAGAAAATCAGCAGTAATTTCTGAACCTGATTTTATTCCTTTAGTTATTGAAGTTGTGAGTACAAATTGGCAAGATGACTATTATAAAAAGCTGGGAGATTACGAAAGATTAGGTATTGCTGAATATTGGATTGTGGATTATTTAGCACTGGGAAGTAAAAGGTTTATTGGTAGTCCTAAACAACCAACTATTTCTATTCATCAACTAATAGATAGAGAATACCAAATTAGTCAATTTACAGGTAGTGAATTGATAGTATCATCAACTTTCCCAGAATTAAATTTGACTGCGGAACAAATTTTCAAAGCAGGTAATATTGATTAA
- a CDS encoding Uma2 family endonuclease codes for MYQTDPPRSAQEFLPTMYDLPSEDPEEPGLPDEFHLLQPQLLRETFCPAKFPENQVFIATDLNLYYDVHHPLWYKRPDWFAVVDVPRLYAQKELRLSYVVWQEGVNPFVVVEFISPGTEKEDLGRTLRDASQPPTKWEVYERVLRVPYYLVFDRYTDQLRAFQLQGSSYAELEINQLRVWLNDIELGLGLWQGVYQGIERQWLRWYDASGNWVLTLAERERKQGERERRRAERLAAQLRALGVEPDFGDDEEG; via the coding sequence ATGTATCAAACAGACCCACCGCGTTCTGCTCAGGAATTCCTACCGACAATGTATGATTTACCTAGCGAAGACCCAGAGGAACCCGGTTTGCCAGACGAATTTCATCTTTTACAACCCCAGTTATTACGGGAAACTTTTTGTCCGGCAAAGTTCCCGGAAAATCAGGTATTTATCGCCACAGACTTAAATCTTTACTATGATGTTCATCATCCATTATGGTATAAACGCCCTGACTGGTTTGCGGTAGTTGATGTCCCCAGGTTGTATGCACAAAAAGAACTGCGACTGAGTTATGTAGTTTGGCAAGAAGGCGTTAATCCTTTTGTCGTGGTAGAATTTATTTCACCAGGAACAGAAAAAGAAGATTTAGGGAGAACCTTACGAGATGCTAGTCAACCTCCAACTAAGTGGGAAGTTTACGAACGAGTTTTAAGAGTACCCTATTATCTGGTTTTTGACCGTTACACTGACCAGTTAAGAGCATTTCAGTTACAGGGAAGTAGTTATGCTGAATTGGAAATCAATCAACTGCGTGTATGGCTAAATGATATTGAATTAGGTTTGGGACTGTGGCAAGGTGTCTATCAAGGCATTGAACGGCAGTGGTTACGCTGGTATGATGCGTCAGGTAACTGGGTTCTCACACTGGCAGAACGGGAAAGAAAACAAGGAGAGCGAGAAAGAAGACGTGCAGAAAGATTAGCAGCACAATTACGCGCTCTTGGTGTTGAACCTGATTTTGGTGATGATGAAGAAGGCTAA
- a CDS encoding RNA recognition motif domain-containing protein: protein MSIYVGNLSYEVTQDALSAVFADYGAVKRVQLPTDRETGRLRGFGFVEMGTEAEEQAAIDALDGAEWMGRLLKVNKAKPKEDRGPGGGGGSRGGYGGGGGNRGGGGGRY from the coding sequence ATGTCAATTTACGTGGGTAACCTCTCTTACGAAGTTACACAAGATGCTCTCAGTGCTGTTTTTGCAGACTATGGTGCTGTAAAACGTGTTCAACTTCCTACTGACCGTGAGACAGGCCGCTTGCGCGGCTTCGGTTTTGTGGAAATGGGTACTGAAGCTGAAGAACAGGCCGCTATTGATGCCCTTGATGGTGCTGAATGGATGGGTCGTCTTCTGAAAGTGAACAAGGCCAAACCCAAGGAAGATAGAGGTCCTGGTGGTGGTGGTGGTAGTCGCGGAGGCTACGGCGGCGGCGGTGGTAACCGTGGTGGCGGCGGCGGTCGCTATTAA
- a CDS encoding hybrid sensor histidine kinase/response regulator, with protein sequence MAQAHYQILFLEDSPVDRVLYSRFLSQDTLATYEITEAKSGLEGLTKLAESQPDLILLDYQLQDMNGLEFLNQLQLQLSSPQIPVIILTGIRDEKIAVQAMENGVQDYIVKDKITPQGLCRAIHEVLEETRMMKNMQTLYIPIEQAELYRNLRKLNASLEKKVQKLTEELAVSESKYRAIFNQKFQFTGLLDLEGMVLELNQASLEFTGLQMADLINRPIWEVYGWQISQATQDQLKHAIARAAQGEFISYEVEVQGIDNQILTIDFSIGPLRNDAGEVVMLISEGRDITEAKLNEAKCKQAEATLKFQAQILEEIHDAVITTDINGIIQSWNLGAENYYGYTAAEMIGQSVSILYLDPVELQTNIMSTLLAKGRHEVEVATCRSKSGDIVYINLRLSVIRDNHGNITHIVGCSHDITKQQAAIKERNDILKQEQAARKQVEAANQIKDEFLAVVSHELRTPLNSILGWASLLKKGKLKPEETDKALSIIERNAKLQVYLINDLLDMSRIYQGKGTLKVSSVNLATIISAVSETLFLAPKTKKIQIQTIIEANIGPVAGDPVRLQQILWNLLSNAVKFTPHGGQIEVRLECVGFDAQITVSDTGKGISPEFLPYIFDYFRQEDSSTTREFGGLGLGLAIARNLAELHGGTIQADSPGLGQGATFTFRLPLMNANSENADYPQPQDGYLA encoded by the coding sequence ATGGCTCAAGCCCATTACCAAATCCTGTTTTTAGAAGATTCCCCAGTAGATAGGGTATTATATAGCCGCTTTTTAAGTCAAGATACGTTGGCTACATATGAGATAACTGAGGCTAAATCAGGATTAGAAGGATTAACCAAACTAGCGGAAAGCCAGCCAGATTTAATTCTTCTAGACTATCAACTGCAAGATATGAATGGGTTGGAATTTCTCAACCAGTTGCAGCTACAACTCAGTAGTCCACAGATTCCAGTGATTATTTTAACAGGAATAAGAGATGAAAAAATTGCTGTGCAAGCAATGGAGAACGGTGTTCAGGACTACATTGTTAAGGATAAAATCACTCCCCAAGGGTTGTGCCGCGCCATTCATGAGGTATTAGAGGAAACCCGCATGATGAAGAATATGCAAACCCTTTATATTCCCATCGAGCAAGCAGAATTATATCGAAATTTGCGAAAACTTAATGCCTCTTTAGAGAAAAAGGTACAGAAACTGACTGAGGAACTAGCAGTTAGTGAAAGTAAATATCGCGCTATCTTCAACCAAAAATTTCAATTTACAGGGCTACTTGACCTAGAAGGGATGGTATTGGAACTCAACCAAGCATCTTTGGAATTTACTGGGTTGCAAATGGCAGATTTGATCAACCGTCCCATTTGGGAAGTTTATGGTTGGCAAATTTCCCAGGCAACTCAGGATCAGTTAAAGCACGCGATTGCTCGTGCTGCCCAAGGTGAATTTATTTCCTACGAGGTAGAAGTACAGGGAATAGATAATCAAATCCTCACCATAGATTTCTCCATCGGACCCCTAAGGAATGATGCCGGTGAAGTAGTTATGCTGATTTCAGAGGGACGCGATATTACTGAAGCTAAACTTAATGAAGCTAAATGCAAGCAAGCAGAAGCCACTTTAAAATTTCAAGCCCAGATCCTCGAAGAAATTCACGATGCTGTCATTACTACTGATATCAATGGCATTATTCAAAGTTGGAATCTCGGTGCAGAGAACTATTATGGGTATACAGCAGCGGAAATGATTGGGCAGAGTGTGAGCATTCTCTACCTAGATCCAGTTGAACTCCAAACAAACATAATGTCAACCCTATTGGCAAAGGGTCGTCATGAGGTAGAGGTGGCTACCTGTCGCTCAAAATCAGGAGATATTGTTTATATCAACTTGCGGCTTTCGGTCATCCGGGACAACCATGGCAACATTACTCATATAGTTGGCTGCTCCCATGACATCACTAAACAGCAAGCTGCAATTAAAGAGCGGAATGATATATTAAAACAAGAACAAGCTGCTCGCAAACAAGTAGAAGCTGCTAACCAGATCAAAGATGAATTTTTGGCGGTTGTATCCCACGAATTGCGGACACCACTGAACTCTATACTCGGTTGGGCTAGTTTACTCAAAAAAGGTAAATTAAAGCCAGAAGAAACGGATAAAGCTCTAAGTATTATTGAGCGTAATGCCAAATTACAGGTTTACTTAATTAATGATTTGCTCGATATGTCCAGGATTTATCAGGGTAAAGGGACTTTGAAAGTTTCTTCAGTTAATCTCGCTACTATAATTTCAGCGGTTTCAGAAACACTGTTTTTAGCACCCAAAACTAAAAAAATTCAGATTCAAACTATTATTGAAGCAAATATTGGTCCAGTTGCTGGTGATCCAGTCCGATTGCAACAAATCCTGTGGAATTTGTTGTCCAACGCTGTCAAATTTACACCTCATGGTGGGCAAATAGAAGTGAGGCTAGAGTGTGTTGGCTTTGATGCTCAAATTACAGTCAGTGACACAGGTAAAGGAATCAGCCCAGAATTTTTACCATACATATTTGATTACTTTCGTCAAGAAGATAGCTCAACTACTAGAGAATTCGGTGGCTTGGGGTTGGGGTTGGCAATTGCCCGTAATTTAGCAGAACTGCATGGTGGCACTATTCAAGCTGATAGTCCTGGTCTGGGACAGGGAGCTACTTTCACCTTTAGACTACCTTTAATGAATGCTAACTCAGAAAATGCTGATTATCCTCAGCCACAAGATGGATATTTAGCTTAA
- a CDS encoding prolyl oligopeptidase family serine peptidase, whose protein sequence is MSNSKQPLTYPTISKSDQIDNYHGTAVADPYRALEDPDTEETKAWVEAQNQVTFSYLNEIPAREKIKQRLTKLWDYEKYGTPFKEGESYFYFKNDGLQNQSVLYTLPTLESEPRVLLDPNQLSEDGTVALSGIAISENGQLLAYGLSSSGSDWQEWKVRDIATGEDLQDHLQWIKFSGAAWTHDHQGFFYSRYDEPNEKTKLEDVNYYQKLYYHKLGTQQSEDILIYHRSDEKEWGFGGNVTEDGKYLIISIWLGTDSKNLVFYQDLTNLNSEIIELINQFAADYSFINNDDHIFYFRTDLNAPKGRVIAIDTKKPTSANCQEIIPQAVETLESVGILNNQFVADYLQDAHSQIKIFDLKGNFIREVELPGIGSASGFGGKRHDTETFYSFTSFTTPGTIYHYDMKTGKSEIFRQPKVDLNADEYETKQVFYESKDGTKVPMFITHKKGIKLDGNNPTYLYGYGGFNISLTPSFSVSLLIWLEMGGVYAVPNLRGGGEYGEEWHQAGMKLQKQNVFDDFITAAEWLIANNYTKPAKLAIGGGSNGGLLVGACMTQRPDLFGAALPAVGVMDMLRFHKFTIGWAWVAEYGSSENAAEFTNLYAYSPLHNLKPGIAYPPTLIITADHDDRVVPAHSFKFAAALQAAHNGNAPVLIRIEIKAGHGAGKPTAKIIEEAADKWGFLVRVLAIDV, encoded by the coding sequence ATGTCTAACTCTAAACAACCCCTGACCTATCCCACCATTAGCAAAAGTGATCAAATAGATAATTATCACGGAACTGCGGTTGCAGACCCTTACCGCGCCTTAGAAGACCCGGATACGGAAGAAACAAAGGCTTGGGTAGAAGCCCAAAATCAAGTTACTTTTAGCTACTTAAATGAAATTCCTGCTAGGGAAAAAATAAAACAGCGTCTCACCAAACTTTGGGATTATGAAAAATATGGAACTCCCTTTAAAGAAGGTGAAAGTTACTTTTATTTCAAAAATGATGGACTGCAAAATCAAAGTGTTCTCTACACTCTCCCAACCTTAGAATCAGAACCAAGAGTATTACTTGACCCTAATCAACTTTCAGAAGATGGTACAGTTGCCCTTTCAGGAATTGCTATCAGTGAAAATGGTCAACTTTTAGCTTATGGTTTATCTAGTTCTGGTTCAGATTGGCAAGAATGGAAAGTGAGAGATATTGCCACAGGTGAAGATTTACAAGATCATTTACAATGGATTAAATTTTCTGGTGCTGCTTGGACTCATGATCATCAAGGTTTTTTCTACAGTCGTTATGATGAACCAAATGAAAAAACCAAATTAGAAGATGTAAATTATTACCAAAAATTATATTATCACAAACTTGGTACACAGCAATCAGAAGATATTTTAATTTATCATCGTTCTGATGAAAAAGAATGGGGTTTTGGTGGTAACGTCACCGAAGATGGCAAATATTTGATAATTTCAATCTGGCTAGGAACTGACTCCAAAAACTTAGTTTTTTATCAAGATTTAACAAATCTAAATTCTGAAATTATCGAACTAATTAACCAATTTGCAGCCGATTATAGCTTTATTAATAATGATGATCATATTTTCTACTTTCGCACAGATTTAAATGCCCCAAAAGGCAGAGTTATTGCCATTGATACTAAAAAACCAACTTCAGCAAATTGTCAGGAAATTATTCCTCAAGCTGTAGAAACATTAGAAAGTGTTGGTATTCTGAATAATCAATTTGTGGCTGATTATCTGCAAGATGCCCATAGCCAAATCAAGATATTTGATCTCAAAGGGAATTTTATTCGAGAAGTAGAATTACCCGGAATTGGTTCAGCAAGTGGATTTGGTGGTAAACGCCATGATACAGAAACATTTTATAGTTTCACCAGCTTTACTACTCCCGGAACTATTTACCATTACGACATGAAAACGGGTAAAAGTGAAATTTTCCGGCAGCCAAAAGTAGATTTAAATGCTGATGAATATGAGACAAAACAGGTTTTTTATGAAAGTAAAGATGGTACAAAAGTGCCAATGTTTATTACCCACAAAAAAGGAATTAAATTAGATGGCAATAATCCCACTTATCTCTATGGATATGGTGGTTTTAATATCTCATTAACACCAAGTTTTTCTGTGAGTTTATTAATATGGCTAGAAATGGGGGGAGTGTATGCTGTTCCTAATTTGCGGGGTGGTGGTGAATATGGGGAAGAATGGCATCAAGCAGGAATGAAACTGCAAAAGCAAAACGTTTTTGATGATTTTATTACTGCTGCTGAATGGTTAATTGCTAATAATTACACTAAACCTGCAAAACTAGCAATTGGTGGAGGTAGTAACGGCGGTTTATTGGTGGGTGCTTGTATGACTCAACGCCCTGATTTGTTTGGTGCAGCCTTACCCGCAGTGGGTGTTATGGATATGTTGCGTTTCCATAAATTTACTATTGGTTGGGCTTGGGTAGCTGAATATGGTTCTTCAGAAAATGCGGCAGAATTTACAAATTTGTATGCTTATTCACCTTTGCATAATTTAAAGCCGGGAATAGCTTATCCGCCAACTTTAATTATTACCGCAGATCATGATGATCGTGTTGTTCCTGCCCATAGTTTTAAATTTGCTGCGGCTTTACAAGCAGCCCATAATGGTAATGCACCTGTATTAATTAGAATTGAAATAAAAGCAGGACATGGTGCAGGTAAACCGACAGCAAAAATTATTGAAGAAGCAGCAGATAAGTGGGGTTTTTTGGTACGCGTTTTGGCGATTGATGTTTAA
- a CDS encoding LON peptidase substrate-binding domain-containing protein, whose product MTSSSKIAVRELPLFPLPEVVLFPTRPLPLHIFEFRYRIMMNTILESDRRFGVLMIDPTKGTIANVGCCAEILHYQRLPDDRIKLLALGQQRFRVLEYVREKPYRVGLVEWIEDQPPAKDLRPLASEVEQLLRDVVRLSAKLTEQEIELPNDLPDLPTELSYWIASNLYGVAPEQQALLEIQDTVARLEREAEILTSTRNHLAARSVLKDTFNEIE is encoded by the coding sequence ATGACATCTTCTTCTAAAATTGCAGTGCGTGAACTACCTCTATTCCCATTACCCGAAGTGGTTCTATTTCCGACCAGACCATTACCTCTACATATCTTTGAATTTCGCTACAGAATCATGATGAATACGATTTTGGAGAGCGATCGCCGATTTGGGGTATTGATGATTGATCCCACAAAGGGGACAATTGCTAATGTGGGTTGTTGTGCGGAAATTCTGCATTATCAACGGCTACCTGATGACAGAATCAAGCTATTAGCTTTAGGACAGCAAAGATTTCGGGTTTTAGAATATGTCCGCGAAAAGCCCTATCGCGTCGGTTTGGTAGAATGGATTGAAGATCAACCCCCAGCTAAAGATTTACGTCCTTTAGCATCTGAGGTAGAACAACTATTGCGGGATGTTGTGCGTCTTTCTGCCAAGTTAACAGAACAAGAGATTGAACTACCAAATGATTTACCAGATTTACCCACAGAACTATCTTATTGGATAGCGAGTAATCTCTATGGTGTCGCTCCCGAACAGCAAGCATTATTAGAAATACAGGATACAGTTGCTCGTTTAGAACGAGAAGCGGAAATTCTCACTTCTACTCGTAATCATTTAGCAGCGCGTTCTGTGCTTAAAGATACGTTTAATGAAATAGAATAA
- the rpsJ gene encoding 30S ribosomal protein S10, protein MATLQQQKIRIRLKAFDRRLLDTSCEKIVETANRTNATAIGPIPLPTKRKIYCVLRSPHVDKDSREHFETRTHRRIIDIYQPSSKTIDALMKLDLPSGVDIEVKL, encoded by the coding sequence ATGGCAACTCTACAGCAGCAGAAGATTAGAATTCGTTTAAAGGCATTTGACCGCCGTTTATTAGATACATCTTGCGAGAAGATTGTTGAAACAGCTAACCGTACCAACGCTACAGCTATCGGACCAATTCCTTTACCCACCAAACGCAAGATATATTGCGTACTGCGATCGCCTCACGTAGATAAAGATTCCCGCGAACACTTTGAAACCCGCACCCATCGCCGGATTATTGACATTTACCAGCCTTCTTCTAAAACCATTGATGCACTCATGAAGCTAGATTTACCTTCTGGTGTAGATATTGAAGTCAAATTGTAA
- the tuf gene encoding elongation factor Tu → MARAKFERTKPHVNIGTVGHVDHGKTTLTAAITMTLAANGQAVGKGYDQIDNAPEEKARGITINTAHVEYETGSRHYAHVDCPGHADYVKNMITGAAQMDGGILVVAATDGPMPQTREHILLAKQVGVPSLVVFLNKQDMMDDEELMELVEMELRELLTAYDFPGDDIPIIKGSGLKALEAMIANPKTQRGENEWVDKIYELMDAVDASIPTPERDVDKPFLMAVEDVFTITGRGTVATGRIERGIVKVGDTVELIGIRDTRSTAVTGIEMFKKSLDQGMAGDNAGVLLRGMKKEDIERGMVIAKPGSITPHTQFEGEVYVLTEKEGGRKTPFFAGYRPQFYVRTTDVTGTIKAFTDREGTDVEMVMPGDNIKVTVELINAIAIEQGMRFAIREGGRTIGAGVVAKILK, encoded by the coding sequence ATGGCACGCGCAAAGTTTGAAAGAACTAAACCTCACGTTAATATCGGTACTGTTGGTCACGTTGACCACGGCAAAACTACTTTAACAGCAGCTATTACCATGACCTTGGCCGCTAATGGTCAAGCGGTGGGTAAGGGTTACGACCAAATTGATAATGCACCAGAAGAAAAAGCTCGGGGTATTACAATCAATACCGCTCACGTTGAGTATGAGACAGGCAGCCGTCACTATGCTCACGTAGATTGTCCTGGACACGCTGACTATGTGAAAAACATGATCACTGGTGCGGCGCAAATGGATGGAGGCATCCTCGTAGTTGCGGCTACGGATGGTCCCATGCCCCAAACTCGTGAACACATCCTCTTGGCAAAACAAGTCGGTGTTCCTAGTCTGGTCGTGTTCTTGAACAAACAAGACATGATGGACGACGAAGAGTTGATGGAATTGGTAGAAATGGAATTGCGGGAATTGCTAACCGCTTATGATTTCCCCGGTGATGATATTCCCATTATCAAGGGTTCGGGTCTGAAAGCTCTGGAAGCAATGATTGCTAATCCCAAAACTCAGCGCGGTGAAAATGAGTGGGTAGACAAAATTTATGAGTTGATGGATGCTGTAGATGCTTCTATTCCTACTCCTGAAAGGGATGTGGATAAACCATTCTTGATGGCTGTGGAAGATGTGTTCACCATCACAGGTCGTGGGACTGTGGCTACTGGACGGATCGAACGCGGTATCGTTAAGGTTGGCGATACAGTTGAGCTAATTGGCATCAGAGATACCCGCAGTACCGCAGTCACTGGGATCGAGATGTTCAAGAAGAGCCTTGATCAAGGTATGGCTGGTGATAATGCCGGTGTATTACTACGCGGTATGAAAAAGGAAGACATTGAGCGGGGTATGGTAATAGCTAAACCAGGCTCAATTACACCTCACACTCAGTTTGAAGGCGAAGTTTACGTTTTAACTGAGAAAGAAGGCGGTCGGAAAACACCATTTTTCGCGGGTTATCGTCCTCAATTCTATGTGCGGACAACTGATGTAACTGGAACAATCAAAGCCTTTACCGATAGGGAAGGTACAGATGTGGAAATGGTTATGCCTGGCGATAACATCAAGGTAACAGTAGAATTGATCAATGCGATCGCTATTGAACAAGGTATGCGCTTCGCTATTCGTGAAGGTGGCCGGACTATTGGTGCTGGCGTTGTCGCTAAAATCTTGAAATAA
- the fusA gene encoding elongation factor G — translation MARTNPLEKVRNIGIAAHIDAGKTTTTERILFYSGIIHKIGEVHEGTAVTDWMEQERERGITITAAAISTSWNDHQINIIDTPGHVDFTIEVERSMRVLDGVIAVFCSVGGVQPQSETVWRQADRYKVPRIAFINKMDRTGANFYRVHDQMVDRLRANAIAIQLPIGSETEFKGIIDLVKMCAYMYTNDQGTDIQTVEIPAELAEKAAEYRIKLVEAVSETSDVLMNKYFEGEELTEAEICTALRKGTIAGTIVPVLCGSAFKNKGVQLMLDAVIDYLPSPLEVPPIQGTLLNGDPVERHADDNEPLSALAFKIMADPYGRLTFVRVYSGVLKKGSYVLNVSKNKKERISRLVLMKADDRQDVDELRAGDLGAALGLKDTLTGDTLCDEGFPVILESLFIPEPVISVAVEPKTKNDMDKLSKALQSLSEEDPTFRVRVDPETNQTVIAGMGELHLEILVDRMLREFKVEANVGAPQVAYRETIRKAVEKIDGKFIRQSGGKGQYGHVVINLEPGEPGTGFVFVSKIVGGIVPKEYVGPAEQGMKECCESGILAGYPLIDVKATLIHGSYHDVDSSEMAFKIAGSMAMKEAASKASPVILEPIMKVEVEVPEDYIGNVIGDLISRRGQIESQSTEQGLAKVVSKVPLATMFGYATDIRSKTQGRGIFTMEFSTYEEVPRSVAEGIISKSKGNA, via the coding sequence GTGGCACGCACGAACCCGCTAGAGAAAGTACGCAATATCGGTATTGCGGCGCATATAGATGCGGGCAAAACAACGACAACAGAGAGAATATTATTTTACTCTGGGATCATTCATAAAATTGGCGAAGTTCACGAAGGAACAGCCGTTACAGACTGGATGGAACAAGAACGGGAGCGGGGAATTACCATCACTGCTGCTGCCATTAGTACCAGTTGGAATGATCATCAAATTAACATTATTGATACTCCCGGTCACGTGGACTTCACCATTGAAGTTGAGCGTTCCATGCGAGTATTAGATGGTGTAATCGCTGTATTTTGTTCCGTAGGTGGTGTTCAACCCCAATCAGAAACAGTATGGCGACAAGCAGACCGCTATAAAGTCCCTCGCATTGCCTTTATTAACAAGATGGATCGCACCGGTGCGAACTTCTATAGAGTGCATGACCAAATGGTCGATCGCTTGCGAGCTAATGCGATCGCTATTCAACTGCCTATCGGTAGTGAAACTGAATTTAAGGGGATTATTGACTTGGTGAAAATGTGTGCATATATGTACACAAACGACCAAGGAACTGATATCCAAACAGTAGAAATTCCCGCTGAACTAGCCGAAAAAGCCGCCGAATACCGCATCAAGTTGGTAGAAGCAGTATCAGAAACTAGTGATGTGCTGATGAATAAGTACTTCGAGGGCGAAGAACTGACAGAAGCAGAAATCTGTACTGCCCTCCGCAAAGGAACAATTGCTGGAACAATAGTCCCAGTGCTTTGCGGTTCAGCCTTTAAGAACAAAGGCGTGCAATTGATGTTGGATGCGGTGATAGATTATCTACCATCACCACTGGAAGTGCCACCAATTCAAGGCACACTGCTCAACGGTGATCCCGTAGAACGTCATGCTGATGATAACGAACCATTATCAGCGTTGGCATTTAAGATTATGGCTGATCCTTACGGTCGCCTCACCTTCGTTCGTGTTTATTCTGGTGTACTGAAGAAAGGTAGTTACGTTCTTAACGTCAGCAAGAATAAAAAAGAACGGATCTCTCGGTTAGTGCTGATGAAAGCAGATGACCGACAAGACGTAGATGAACTACGGGCGGGTGATTTAGGTGCTGCTTTGGGATTGAAAGACACATTGACAGGTGATACCCTTTGTGATGAAGGTTTCCCAGTAATTCTGGAATCCCTGTTTATTCCTGAACCTGTGATCTCGGTAGCGGTTGAACCCAAAACCAAGAACGACATGGATAAGCTTTCCAAAGCACTGCAATCTTTGAGTGAAGAAGACCCCACCTTCCGGGTGCGTGTTGATCCAGAAACCAACCAAACCGTGATTGCGGGCATGGGAGAATTGCACCTAGAAATTCTTGTAGATCGGATGTTACGGGAATTTAAAGTAGAAGCAAACGTTGGTGCGCCCCAAGTGGCTTACCGCGAAACCATCCGCAAAGCCGTCGAAAAAATTGATGGTAAATTTATTCGCCAAAGTGGTGGTAAGGGGCAATACGGTCACGTAGTGATCAACTTAGAACCAGGAGAACCAGGCACTGGTTTTGTCTTTGTTTCTAAAATTGTCGGTGGGATTGTTCCCAAAGAGTACGTAGGACCTGCGGAACAGGGCATGAAAGAATGTTGTGAATCTGGTATTTTAGCCGGATATCCACTCATTGATGTCAAAGCTACCTTGATACATGGTTCTTATCACGACGTAGACTCTTCAGAAATGGCTTTCAAAATTGCCGGTTCTATGGCAATGAAAGAAGCGGCATCAAAAGCCTCTCCGGTGATTTTAGAGCCGATCATGAAAGTTGAAGTAGAAGTACCTGAAGACTACATCGGTAACGTGATTGGTGACTTAATCTCCCGCAGAGGACAGATTGAAAGCCAAAGCACTGAACAAGGACTGGCAAAGGTGGTATCGAAAGTTCCACTGGCAACCATGTTTGGTTATGCCACTGATATCCGGTCGAAAACCCAAGGTCGGGGTATCTTTACGATGGAATTTAGTACCTACGAAGAGGTGCCTCGCAGCGTAGCTGAGGGAATCATCTCAAAAAGTAAAGGGAACGCTTAA
- the rpsG gene encoding 30S ribosomal protein S7, which yields MSRRGVSQRRTVPPDSVYNSRLISMMMRRIMRHGKKSIAARIVYDALKTIEERTGGSPLETFEKAVRNATPLVEVKARRVGGATYQVPMEVRTDRGTTLALRWLVQYSRQRPGRTMAGRLANELMDAANETGSAIRKREETHRMAEANKAFAHYRY from the coding sequence ATGTCTCGTCGTGGTGTTAGTCAAAGGCGCACAGTCCCGCCTGACTCAGTGTATAATAGTCGCCTTATCAGCATGATGATGCGCCGGATCATGCGTCATGGCAAAAAATCAATTGCCGCAAGAATAGTTTATGACGCTTTGAAAACTATTGAAGAACGTACTGGTGGAAGTCCATTAGAAACTTTTGAAAAAGCGGTGCGTAATGCGACACCATTAGTAGAAGTTAAAGCTCGCCGCGTTGGTGGAGCAACTTACCAAGTACCAATGGAAGTGCGTACAGATCGCGGTACTACCCTAGCATTGCGGTGGTTAGTTCAGTATTCTCGCCAACGTCCAGGTAGAACCATGGCCGGAAGATTGGCTAATGAATTAATGGATGCAGCGAATGAAACTGGTAGTGCTATTCGTAAGCGCGAAGAAACACATCGGATGGCGGAAGCGAACAAAGCGTTTGCACATTATCGTTACTAA